Proteins co-encoded in one Candidatus Acidiferrales bacterium genomic window:
- a CDS encoding metallopeptidase family protein gives MDREYFEQLVEEALAGLPEQFRAKLRNIAVIIQSRPPRSRKRRKSPQTAGLLLGIFQGVPLTQKSVFAPTPPDRIVLYQANIEAICRSDAEIKEQVR, from the coding sequence ATGGACCGTGAGTATTTTGAGCAGCTCGTTGAGGAGGCGCTTGCCGGGTTGCCCGAGCAGTTCCGGGCCAAGCTGCGAAACATAGCCGTAATCATTCAGTCGCGCCCGCCACGATCGCGCAAACGCAGAAAGAGCCCACAGACGGCGGGCTTGCTTCTCGGGATTTTTCAGGGTGTGCCGCTGACCCAGAAAAGCGTTTTCGCGCCCACCCCGCCCGATCGCATCGTCCTCTACCAGGCGAATATCGAGGCCATCTGCCGTTCCGATGCTGAAATCAAAGAGCAAGTCCG
- a CDS encoding GNAT family N-acetyltransferase, which yields MFREMLEGRYPKKIALKDASELIVRPLASGDRDALLRFFQQVPEEDRLYLADDVTDPRVVARWCAELDFVYVVPLLGLVGGDVVVDATLHREKGGWKSHIGRVRVVVHPKYRGRGVGAALVKELIDIAIEIGLDKLDAEFVLAQEHAIHAFERIGFVKVAQLPQHVLDRHGAAHDLILMVYDLKGEAFGID from the coding sequence TGCCCTCAAAGACGCCAGCGAGCTGATCGTGCGGCCGCTGGCCTCGGGCGACCGTGACGCCCTCCTGCGCTTTTTTCAGCAAGTCCCGGAGGAAGATCGGCTCTACCTGGCTGACGATGTGACCGATCCAAGAGTGGTGGCTCGCTGGTGCGCCGAATTGGACTTTGTTTACGTGGTGCCCTTGCTTGGCCTGGTCGGCGGCGACGTCGTTGTGGATGCCACCCTCCACCGCGAAAAGGGCGGCTGGAAAAGCCACATCGGGCGGGTGCGCGTCGTTGTCCACCCCAAATATCGCGGCCGGGGCGTCGGCGCCGCTCTGGTCAAGGAGTTGATCGACATCGCCATTGAGATCGGCCTCGACAAGTTGGACGCCGAGTTCGTCCTCGCCCAGGAGCACGCCATCCATGCCTTTGAAAGGATCGGCTTCGTCAAGGTGGCACAGTTGCCGCAACATGTTCTCGACCGCCATGGCGCCGCCCATGACCTTATTCTGATGGTCTATGATCTCAAGGGCGAGGCCTTCGGCATAGACTAG